One window of the Klebsiella sp. WP3-W18-ESBL-02 genome contains the following:
- the poxB gene encoding ubiquinone-dependent pyruvate dehydrogenase, with the protein MKQTVANYIAKTLEQAGVKRIWGVTGDSLNGLSDSLNRMGTIAWMPTRHEEVAAFAAGAEAQLTGELAVCAGSCGPGNLHLINGLFDCHRNHVPVLAIAAHIPSSEIGSGYFQETHPQELFRECSHYCELVSTPEQIPQVLAIAMRKAVLNRGVSVVVLPGDVALKAAPENASSQWYPAPHPIVTPPHSELEKLAEKLKSSRNITLLCGSGCAGAHDELTAFAEKLKSPIVHALRGKEHVEYDNPYDVGMTGLIGFSSGFHAMMNADTLILLGTQFPYRPFYPTESTIIQIDINPASIGAHSKVDMALVGDVKATLAALLPLLEEKNDRRFLDKALEHYHSARKGLDDLAKPSDKVIHPQYLAQQISHFAAEDAIFTCDVGTPTVWAARYLQMNGKRRLLGSFNHGSMANAMPQALGAQATEPGRQVVAMCGDGGFSMLMGDFLSVVQMKLPIKIVVFNNSVLGFVAMEMKAGGYLTDGTELHDTNFARIAEACGIPGIRVEKAADVDEALQRAFSIDGPVLVDVVVAKEELAIPPQVKLEQAKGFSLYMLRAIISGRGDEVIELAKTNWLR; encoded by the coding sequence ATGAAACAAACCGTAGCCAACTACATCGCCAAAACGCTCGAACAGGCAGGCGTCAAACGTATCTGGGGCGTGACGGGCGATTCGCTCAACGGCCTGAGCGACAGCCTGAACCGGATGGGCACGATTGCCTGGATGCCCACGCGCCATGAAGAGGTGGCTGCCTTTGCCGCCGGGGCCGAAGCGCAGCTGACCGGCGAACTGGCGGTCTGCGCAGGATCGTGCGGGCCGGGCAACCTGCACCTGATTAACGGGCTGTTTGACTGTCACCGTAACCACGTTCCCGTGCTCGCCATCGCCGCACATATTCCGTCGAGTGAAATTGGCAGCGGCTATTTTCAGGAGACGCACCCGCAGGAGCTATTCCGTGAATGCAGCCACTATTGCGAGCTGGTCTCCACGCCGGAACAAATTCCGCAGGTGCTGGCGATTGCGATGCGCAAGGCGGTGCTTAATCGCGGCGTGTCGGTGGTGGTTCTGCCGGGCGACGTGGCGCTGAAGGCCGCGCCGGAAAATGCCAGCAGCCAGTGGTACCCGGCCCCGCATCCTATTGTTACGCCGCCACACAGCGAGCTGGAAAAGCTGGCCGAGAAGCTGAAATCGTCGCGCAATATTACGCTGCTGTGCGGCAGCGGCTGCGCCGGGGCGCACGACGAGCTGACGGCGTTTGCCGAAAAGCTTAAATCCCCGATTGTTCACGCGCTGCGCGGTAAAGAACACGTTGAATACGATAACCCTTACGACGTCGGCATGACCGGGCTGATCGGCTTCTCCTCCGGCTTCCATGCCATGATGAACGCCGATACGCTCATACTGCTCGGCACGCAGTTCCCGTACCGCCCGTTCTATCCCACAGAAAGCACCATCATTCAGATAGATATCAACCCTGCCAGCATCGGCGCGCACAGCAAAGTGGATATGGCGCTGGTTGGCGATGTCAAAGCCACCTTAGCCGCGCTGCTGCCGCTGCTGGAAGAGAAAAACGATCGCCGCTTCCTCGACAAAGCGCTGGAGCACTATCACAGCGCGCGCAAGGGACTCGACGATCTGGCGAAGCCCAGCGACAAAGTGATTCACCCGCAGTATCTGGCGCAGCAGATTAGCCATTTTGCTGCCGAAGACGCCATTTTCACCTGCGACGTTGGCACGCCAACGGTGTGGGCCGCCCGCTATTTGCAGATGAACGGCAAGCGCCGCCTGCTCGGCTCCTTCAACCATGGCTCCATGGCCAACGCCATGCCGCAGGCGCTGGGCGCGCAGGCGACAGAACCGGGGCGCCAGGTGGTGGCGATGTGCGGCGACGGCGGCTTTAGCATGCTGATGGGCGATTTCCTTTCAGTGGTGCAGATGAAGCTGCCGATTAAAATCGTGGTCTTTAACAACAGCGTATTGGGCTTTGTGGCGATGGAGATGAAGGCTGGCGGTTATCTGACCGACGGTACCGAGCTGCACGACACGAACTTTGCGCGCATTGCTGAAGCCTGCGGTATTCCCGGCATTCGCGTGGAGAAAGCCGCTGACGTCGACGAGGCTTTGCAGCGCGCCTTCAGCATCGATGGCCCAGTGCTGGTCGACGTCGTTGTCGCGAAAGAGGAGCTGGCCATTCCGCCGCAGGTCAAACTGGAGCAAGCAAAAGGCTTTAGCCTGTATATGCTGCGCGCCATCATCAGCGGACGCGGTGATGAAGTGATCGAACTGGCGAAAACCAACTGGCTCAGGTAA
- a CDS encoding GntR family transcriptional regulator: MKFALDRTSSVPLYSQIKQALIEELQDTEKVADIVLTEDSLIKRFHVSRAPIRQALKELEDEGYVVRHRAKGTFPVRGVNVSLSPALELGGISRYLTEQGLKPTSRVVTLARVAAPQEVNDILELDASTKLLFVQRVIFVKGTPLVWSSTYLHTPSDYLPNINELEEAGTMFALVDKQLGLTFTRGVQNIWATAASQEEAKALDVAPGSPVMVAVTTLYSREGKPAGWRRAVHRADDFKYTFGLNR; this comes from the coding sequence ATGAAGTTTGCTCTCGATCGGACCTCATCCGTCCCGTTGTACAGCCAGATCAAACAGGCCTTGATTGAGGAACTGCAGGATACCGAAAAAGTCGCGGATATCGTGCTAACGGAAGACAGTTTGATCAAACGGTTCCATGTCAGCCGGGCGCCGATACGGCAGGCATTGAAAGAGCTTGAGGATGAAGGTTATGTCGTCAGGCACAGAGCGAAGGGGACGTTTCCCGTACGGGGCGTCAATGTCAGTCTCTCTCCGGCCCTGGAGCTGGGAGGCATCAGCCGCTATTTAACCGAGCAAGGGCTGAAGCCGACGTCTCGCGTTGTGACGCTGGCGCGCGTGGCGGCACCGCAAGAGGTGAATGATATTCTGGAACTGGATGCATCGACGAAACTGCTGTTTGTTCAGCGGGTTATTTTCGTCAAGGGGACGCCTTTAGTCTGGAGCTCGACGTATCTGCATACGCCGTCCGACTATCTGCCGAATATCAACGAGCTTGAAGAAGCCGGAACGATGTTTGCGCTCGTGGATAAGCAGCTTGGGCTGACGTTCACCCGTGGGGTGCAGAATATCTGGGCGACGGCGGCCAGTCAGGAAGAAGCAAAGGCGCTGGATGTTGCACCCGGCTCGCCGGTGATGGTGGCGGTAACCACGTTGTATTCCCGCGAAGGCAAACCGGCAGGGTGGCGTCGCGCGGTGCATCGCGCCGATGATTTTAAGTACACGTTTGGGTTAAACCGATAG
- a CDS encoding DoxX family protein: protein MITTLLNAVNRTLACDDFGKLLLRLVVGGLMLFHGLHKLFDGVDGISAMLVAKGLPGFIAYGVLMGEVVAPVLLILGVLTRPAALVLAFTMVVAWLMVGLDKTAALDKTGAWAIESLVYFFVAGLAIAFLGAGKYALGTKSSWQ, encoded by the coding sequence ATGATCACAACATTGTTAAATGCGGTAAATCGCACGCTGGCGTGCGATGATTTCGGCAAGCTGCTGCTGCGTCTGGTGGTCGGCGGGCTGATGCTGTTCCACGGGCTACACAAATTGTTTGACGGCGTGGATGGTATTAGCGCGATGCTGGTGGCCAAAGGACTGCCGGGCTTTATTGCCTATGGCGTACTGATGGGGGAAGTGGTCGCACCCGTCCTGCTGATCCTCGGCGTGCTGACGCGCCCGGCGGCGCTGGTGCTGGCGTTTACGATGGTTGTTGCCTGGCTGATGGTTGGCCTGGATAAAACGGCCGCGCTGGATAAAACCGGGGCGTGGGCAATTGAAAGCCTGGTCTATTTCTTTGTCGCCGGACTGGCCATTGCGTTTCTGGGGGCGGGGAAATACGCGCTGGGCACAAAGTCGTCCTGGCAGTAG
- a CDS encoding phosphotriesterase → MTRVNTVLGTISAAELGFVAIHEHIGYGMPGCELDSRWWKTPEARYEETVPKLRLFRENARPWGAATFVEATGICNGRDIDYYKSLSDKTGVHIVASTGFVGGDTALPFFEQASVEYLTDQFVHEITVGIGKSGAKAGIIKVGVSRGFKMKALDKRIYRAAARASRISGAPIFTHLSVDSQPALDIFAEEGLPCHRVLFGHADDGVSQGKINEQALLASGARIGFDTFGYDLELPDPPFWGRHRQERLQHFLRFLREGRVHQILASADANCSPLGWPGVKGHTVNYLFEQLIPDLQAEGIGAETIDKLFIRNTAEFLTLQPFSDATPQPHPGV, encoded by the coding sequence ATGACACGCGTAAACACGGTACTGGGGACGATCTCGGCCGCAGAACTTGGATTTGTCGCCATCCATGAGCACATTGGCTATGGCATGCCGGGCTGCGAACTGGATAGCCGCTGGTGGAAAACCCCCGAAGCGCGCTATGAAGAGACGGTGCCCAAGCTGCGACTGTTCCGCGAAAACGCACGGCCTTGGGGCGCGGCGACCTTTGTGGAGGCGACGGGCATCTGTAACGGCCGTGATATCGATTATTACAAATCGCTTTCTGATAAAACGGGCGTGCACATTGTGGCCAGCACCGGTTTTGTCGGCGGTGATACCGCGTTGCCTTTTTTTGAACAGGCCAGCGTGGAATACCTGACCGATCAGTTCGTTCACGAAATCACCGTGGGTATCGGCAAGTCCGGCGCGAAGGCCGGCATTATCAAAGTTGGGGTCAGCCGCGGCTTTAAGATGAAAGCGTTGGATAAACGCATTTATCGTGCGGCTGCCCGCGCCTCTCGCATCAGCGGCGCGCCGATTTTCACCCACCTTTCGGTGGATTCTCAGCCGGCGCTGGATATTTTTGCCGAAGAAGGGCTGCCGTGCCATCGCGTGCTGTTTGGCCATGCGGATGATGGCGTCAGCCAGGGAAAAATCAACGAACAGGCGCTGCTTGCCTCCGGTGCGCGCATCGGCTTCGACACCTTTGGCTACGATCTTGAGCTGCCTGACCCACCGTTCTGGGGCCGCCATCGTCAGGAGCGTTTGCAGCATTTCTTACGCTTCCTGCGCGAAGGACGTGTGCATCAGATACTTGCCTCGGCGGATGCCAACTGTTCGCCGTTAGGGTGGCCAGGCGTGAAGGGGCATACCGTCAATTACCTCTTCGAACAGCTGATTCCTGATCTGCAGGCCGAAGGTATCGGTGCGGAAACGATCGATAAGCTGTTTATTCGCAACACGGCTGAGTTTCTTACCCTACAGCCGTTCAGCGATGCGACACCACAGCCACACCCGGGAGTGTAA
- a CDS encoding N-acetylmuramoyl-L-alanine amidase — translation MKRFLTVMMLAMLLAGCAGEEKKAVIEKPGYVLDTSRSAPAAYPRVKVLVIHYTADDFDGSLTTLTGQQVSVHYLIPAVPPLTRGKPRIWRLVPESELAWHAGVSFWRGATRINDTSIGIELENLGWQKSGGTKSFTPFEPTQIQALIPLAKDIIKRYNIEPQNVVAHSDIAPQRKDDPGPLFPWQALAQQGIGAWPDASRVAFYLNGRSPNAPIASYTLLDLLARYGYDVKPNMTRMQQMRVIAAFQMHFRPARYDGVADMESLAIAEALLEKYGQG, via the coding sequence ATGAAACGTTTTCTGACCGTAATGATGCTGGCGATGCTGCTGGCGGGGTGTGCCGGGGAAGAAAAAAAAGCGGTCATTGAAAAGCCTGGATACGTGCTGGATACCAGCCGTTCCGCGCCTGCCGCTTATCCACGCGTTAAGGTACTGGTTATTCACTATACGGCGGATGATTTCGACGGTTCGCTGACCACGCTAACCGGTCAGCAGGTCAGCGTGCACTATCTCATTCCCGCGGTGCCGCCGCTAACGCGCGGCAAGCCGCGAATCTGGCGGCTGGTGCCGGAGTCAGAGCTTGCCTGGCATGCCGGTGTGAGCTTCTGGCGCGGCGCGACGCGCATCAACGACACGTCAATCGGTATCGAGCTGGAAAACCTCGGCTGGCAGAAGTCGGGGGGGACGAAGTCCTTCACGCCGTTTGAACCGACGCAAATCCAGGCGTTAATACCGCTGGCGAAAGACATCATCAAGCGCTACAACATTGAGCCGCAAAACGTGGTGGCGCATTCGGATATCGCGCCGCAGCGTAAGGATGATCCGGGCCCGCTGTTCCCGTGGCAGGCGCTGGCGCAGCAGGGGATTGGCGCGTGGCCGGATGCCAGCCGCGTGGCCTTCTATTTGAACGGCCGCTCGCCAAATGCGCCAATTGCCTCATATACCCTGCTGGATTTGCTGGCGCGCTATGGCTACGACGTCAAACCGAATATGACGCGAATGCAGCAGATGCGGGTGATTGCCGCCTTCCAGATGCATTTCCGCCCGGCGCGCTATGACGGCGTAGCGGATATGGAAAGCCTGGCGATTGCCGAGGCGCTGCTGGAAAAATACGGCCAGGGCTAA
- the ltaE gene encoding low-specificity L-threonine aldolase — protein sequence MIDLRSDTVTRPTRAMLDTMMAAPVGDDVYGDDPTVNALQQYAAELAGKEAALFLPTGTQANLVALLSHCERGEEYIVGQGAHNYLYEAGGAAVLGSIQPQPIDAAGDGTLPLDKVAAKIKADDIHFARTRLLSIENTHNGKVLPRAYLKEAWDFTRARGLALHVDGARIFNALVSYGCELKDIAQYCDSFTICLSKGLGTPVGSLLVGDHDYIKRANRWRKMTGGGMRQAGILAAAGLYALQNNVARLQDDHDNAAWLAAELREAGADVMRHDTNMLFVRVGEENAAALGEFMQARGVLINASPIVRLVTHLDVNRQQLTEVVGHWKAFLAR from the coding sequence GTGATTGATTTACGCAGTGATACCGTAACCCGCCCGACGCGCGCCATGCTGGATACCATGATGGCCGCGCCGGTCGGCGATGATGTGTATGGTGATGATCCCACCGTGAATGCCCTTCAGCAGTACGCCGCCGAGCTGGCCGGCAAAGAGGCGGCGCTGTTCCTGCCTACCGGCACCCAGGCCAACCTGGTGGCGCTGCTGAGCCACTGTGAACGCGGCGAGGAGTACATCGTCGGCCAGGGGGCGCATAACTATCTGTACGAAGCGGGCGGCGCGGCGGTGCTGGGCAGTATTCAGCCGCAGCCGATTGACGCCGCCGGTGATGGCACGCTGCCGCTGGATAAAGTCGCAGCCAAAATCAAAGCCGACGATATTCACTTCGCCCGCACCCGGCTGTTGAGTATTGAAAACACCCACAACGGCAAAGTACTGCCGCGCGCCTATCTCAAAGAGGCCTGGGACTTCACCCGTGCGCGCGGGTTGGCGCTGCACGTCGACGGCGCGCGTATTTTCAACGCGCTGGTCAGCTACGGCTGTGAGCTGAAGGACATCGCCCAATACTGTGACTCGTTCACCATCTGTTTGTCCAAAGGATTGGGCACGCCGGTCGGCTCGCTGCTGGTCGGGGATCACGACTACATCAAACGCGCCAACCGCTGGCGTAAAATGACCGGCGGCGGCATGCGCCAGGCCGGGATTTTAGCCGCCGCAGGGCTGTACGCATTGCAAAACAACGTCGCTCGCCTGCAGGACGATCACGATAACGCCGCCTGGCTTGCCGCCGAACTGCGCGAGGCCGGTGCCGATGTCATGCGCCACGACACCAATATGCTGTTCGTCCGGGTGGGTGAAGAAAACGCCGCGGCGCTGGGCGAATTTATGCAGGCGCGCGGCGTGCTGATAAACGCGTCGCCGATCGTACGCCTGGTGACGCATCTCGACGTCAACCGCCAGCAGCTGACGGAAGTCGTGGGTCACTGGAAAGCCTTTTTAGCCCGCTAA
- a CDS encoding FAD-dependent oxidoreductase yields MTPQIIKNLNVAVIGAGYAGATAAHALKLLGANVTVYEQAQESREVGAGIGLRPSTMAQFQKLGIVEVIKAVTSASDYFEILTKDGQRIAMEEWPEKHTYGASTHFVHRGDFIQALLSVLPPEMVKFDHRLTRIVDNGTGARVEFANGVAIDADLVIAADGIRSQVRQQLFSDKPPIFAGEHAYRVVIPARDTFGMVDDGNLRMYVGMGTKIYLLPLLHRHEVSFDVTCLSADASPVPVLNKAELLRVVQGFDPRLIHITEGLDMAQVNLRAVYDIDPVDTWNSRCVVLIGDAAHAMCHHQGQGANSAVLDAGILADCIAQEPSLAQALANFTAKRKPMTDELQRLSRQGWSEDEIQSVFPNQHEGEIATWG; encoded by the coding sequence ATGACGCCACAAATAATAAAAAATCTGAACGTTGCCGTGATTGGCGCAGGCTATGCGGGCGCGACGGCGGCCCACGCGTTGAAGCTGCTGGGGGCCAACGTGACGGTCTATGAACAGGCGCAAGAGTCGCGAGAAGTGGGCGCGGGTATTGGCCTGCGGCCCTCCACGATGGCGCAATTTCAAAAGCTCGGCATTGTTGAGGTGATTAAGGCCGTCACCTCCGCAAGCGACTATTTCGAAATTTTAACCAAGGACGGGCAGCGTATTGCGATGGAAGAGTGGCCGGAAAAGCACACGTACGGCGCCTCAACGCATTTCGTGCATCGCGGTGACTTTATTCAGGCGCTGTTAAGCGTACTGCCGCCGGAGATGGTGAAGTTCGATCACCGCCTGACGCGTATTGTGGATAACGGCACGGGGGCTCGCGTGGAATTCGCCAACGGCGTCGCCATCGACGCTGATCTGGTGATCGCCGCCGACGGTATTCGTTCGCAGGTCCGCCAGCAGCTGTTCAGCGATAAACCGCCGATATTCGCCGGTGAACATGCCTATCGCGTGGTGATCCCGGCGCGCGATACCTTCGGAATGGTGGACGACGGCAACCTGCGCATGTACGTGGGAATGGGCACCAAGATTTATCTGCTGCCGCTGCTGCACCGCCATGAAGTGTCGTTTGATGTGACCTGCCTGTCAGCGGATGCGTCGCCGGTGCCGGTTCTGAATAAAGCGGAGCTGCTCAGAGTCGTACAGGGGTTCGATCCGCGGCTTATTCACATCACCGAAGGGCTGGATATGGCGCAGGTGAACCTGCGCGCGGTGTATGACATCGACCCGGTGGATACCTGGAACAGCCGCTGCGTGGTGCTGATTGGCGATGCGGCGCACGCCATGTGCCATCACCAGGGGCAGGGGGCAAACTCGGCGGTGCTGGATGCCGGAATTCTGGCCGATTGCATTGCGCAGGAACCGTCCCTCGCCCAGGCGCTGGCGAACTTTACCGCGAAACGTAAACCGATGACCGATGAATTACAGCGCTTATCCCGCCAGGGGTGGAGCGAAGATGAAATTCAGAGCGTATTTCCAAATCAGCACGAAGGCGAGATTGCCACCTGGGGATAA
- a CDS encoding heavy metal-binding domain-containing protein — MQFSTTPTLEGQPIVEYCGVVTGEAILGANIFRDFFAGIRDIVGGRSGAYEKELRKAREIAFKELGEQAAALGADAVVGIDIDYETVGKDSSMLMVSVSGTAVKTRK; from the coding sequence ATGCAATTTTCAACTACCCCCACCCTCGAAGGGCAACCAATTGTCGAATACTGCGGCGTGGTGACCGGCGAGGCGATTCTGGGCGCGAATATTTTTCGCGATTTCTTCGCTGGCATTCGCGATATTGTTGGCGGACGTTCGGGCGCGTATGAAAAAGAGCTGCGCAAAGCGCGTGAGATTGCCTTTAAAGAACTCGGCGAGCAGGCCGCAGCGCTGGGCGCTGATGCGGTTGTCGGGATTGATATCGATTATGAAACCGTGGGCAAAGACAGCAGCATGCTGATGGTGAGCGTGAGCGGTACGGCGGTCAAAACGCGCAAATGA
- a CDS encoding CobW family GTP-binding protein, which yields MTLISVTILTGFLGAGKTTLLKRVLHEAHGHKYAVIENEFGEENIDNDILVSDGEETIVQMSNGCICCSIRDDLRTTLTMLAAKRHDGTLDFDRVFIETTGLADPGPVVQTFFMDEEIVANYHLDAVITLVDAKHAEQQLDERPEARRQVGFADRIFISKADLVSEASRQRLIARLRKMNPRAGVETAHFGDVPLDNVLNVQGFNLNAVLDIYPEEDNHGHCHHEHGHCEHDHHHDDVSSFVYRAEKPFDPARLERFLGAVVQVHGPQMLRYKGVLNMQGTDRKVIFQGVHQVMGSDLGPTWAVDERRESRMVFIGVSLPRDILEAALDQSLA from the coding sequence ATGACGCTGATATCCGTCACAATCCTCACCGGTTTTTTGGGTGCGGGTAAGACGACGCTGTTAAAACGCGTTCTGCATGAAGCGCATGGGCATAAATATGCGGTGATTGAAAACGAGTTTGGCGAAGAAAATATTGATAATGACATTCTGGTGTCCGACGGCGAAGAAACAATCGTCCAGATGAGCAACGGCTGTATTTGCTGCTCAATACGCGATGATTTGCGCACGACGCTCACCATGCTGGCGGCTAAAAGGCATGATGGAACGCTGGATTTTGACCGCGTATTTATTGAAACCACGGGGCTGGCCGACCCGGGGCCGGTGGTGCAGACATTCTTTATGGATGAAGAGATTGTCGCCAATTACCACCTGGATGCGGTGATTACGCTGGTAGATGCGAAGCACGCGGAACAGCAGCTTGATGAACGCCCGGAAGCCCGGCGACAGGTGGGGTTTGCCGATCGGATTTTTATCAGCAAAGCGGATTTGGTCAGCGAGGCGTCGCGGCAGCGTTTGATCGCCCGGCTGCGAAAAATGAACCCACGGGCGGGGGTCGAAACCGCGCATTTTGGTGACGTACCTCTGGACAACGTGCTGAATGTACAAGGGTTTAACCTCAATGCGGTACTGGATATTTACCCGGAGGAAGACAACCACGGGCACTGTCATCACGAGCACGGTCACTGTGAGCATGACCACCATCATGATGATGTGAGCAGTTTTGTTTACCGCGCGGAGAAGCCCTTCGATCCCGCACGGTTAGAGCGTTTCCTCGGCGCGGTGGTGCAGGTACATGGGCCGCAAATGCTGCGCTATAAAGGGGTGCTCAATATGCAAGGCACCGATCGCAAGGTCATTTTTCAGGGCGTGCATCAGGTAATGGGCAGCGACCTGGGGCCGACGTGGGCGGTGGATGAGCGGCGTGAAAGCCGGATGGTGTTTATTGGCGTCTCTCTTCCGCGAGATATTCTGGAGGCGGCGCTAGATCAGTCACTGGCTTAA
- a CDS encoding DUF2867 domain-containing protein, protein MSQSVLVFGASGYIGQHLVSELSQRGYAVRAVARRVERLQKRNLPGVTCHSVDLEKTADLSALLSGVETVYYLVHGMGESQDFLEHERRVAENVRAALRVSPVNQLIFLSSLQAPAHEQSPHLRARQLTADILRDAGVPVSEVRAGIIVGAGSAAFEVMRDMVYNLPILTPPRWVRSRTTPIALENLLFYLVELLNHPSPEHRVFEAAGPEELTYQQQFEHFMAVSGRHRPLIPIPFPTRWISVWFLNVITSVPPTIAKALIQGLKHDLLADDRTLRALIPQTLIPFDEAVRRTLEEEKSLVNSSDWGYDAQAFARWRPEYGFFAKQAGFTVSTSASLTALWAVVNRLGGKEGYFFGNILWKTRAAMDLLVGHRLAKGRPERPLLQPGDAVDSWKVIIVEPEKALTLLFGMKAPGLGRLSFTMVDKGSHRELDVRAWWHPHGMPGLLYWLLMIPAHLFIFRGMARRIARLAEEVTGKNAH, encoded by the coding sequence GTGTCGCAGTCTGTTCTGGTTTTTGGCGCCAGCGGCTACATTGGCCAGCATCTGGTGTCTGAATTAAGCCAGCGCGGCTATGCCGTGCGGGCGGTGGCACGTCGCGTTGAACGGCTACAAAAGCGCAATCTGCCCGGCGTCACCTGCCATTCGGTTGATCTCGAAAAAACCGCCGACCTCTCGGCGCTGCTGAGCGGCGTCGAGACCGTCTACTACCTGGTTCACGGCATGGGCGAGAGCCAGGATTTTCTCGAGCACGAACGCCGGGTAGCGGAAAACGTGCGCGCTGCGCTGCGGGTAAGCCCGGTTAACCAGCTGATTTTCCTGAGCTCTTTACAAGCGCCGGCGCACGAACAATCGCCGCACCTGCGCGCCCGTCAGTTAACCGCCGATATTCTGCGCGATGCGGGCGTACCGGTAAGCGAAGTGCGTGCCGGGATCATCGTCGGCGCGGGCTCCGCGGCGTTTGAAGTGATGCGTGACATGGTCTACAACCTGCCGATACTGACGCCGCCGCGCTGGGTGCGCTCGCGCACCACGCCGATTGCGCTGGAAAATCTGCTGTTCTATCTGGTCGAACTGCTCAACCATCCGTCTCCCGAGCATCGCGTGTTTGAAGCCGCCGGGCCGGAAGAGCTGACCTACCAGCAGCAGTTTGAACATTTTATGGCGGTCAGCGGCCGTCATCGCCCACTGATTCCGATTCCCTTCCCCACTCGCTGGATCTCGGTGTGGTTCCTTAACGTGATCACCTCCGTTCCGCCCACGATCGCCAAGGCCCTGATCCAGGGGCTGAAGCACGATCTGCTGGCTGACGATCGCACCCTGCGCGCGCTGATCCCACAAACGCTGATCCCGTTCGATGAGGCGGTACGCCGTACGCTTGAAGAAGAGAAAAGCCTGGTCAACTCCAGCGACTGGGGCTACGACGCGCAGGCTTTCGCTCGCTGGCGTCCGGAATACGGATTTTTTGCCAAACAGGCCGGCTTTACCGTCAGCACGTCCGCCAGCCTGACCGCACTATGGGCGGTGGTTAACCGTCTGGGCGGTAAAGAAGGCTATTTCTTTGGCAATATACTTTGGAAAACGCGCGCGGCAATGGATCTGCTGGTGGGACACCGACTGGCGAAAGGGCGCCCGGAGCGCCCGCTGCTTCAGCCCGGCGATGCGGTCGACAGCTGGAAAGTGATCATTGTTGAACCCGAAAAAGCGCTGACGCTCCTCTTCGGCATGAAGGCGCCCGGCCTTGGTCGCCTGAGCTTCACGATGGTCGACAAAGGCAGCCATCGGGAACTTGACGTGCGCGCCTGGTGGCATCCGCACGGTATGCCAGGATTACTCTACTGGTTGTTGATGATTCCAGCACATCTGTTCATCTTCCGCGGAATGGCACGGCGTATTGCCCGCCTGGCAGAAGAAGTCACAGGAAAAAATGCGCATTAA
- a CDS encoding NAD-dependent epimerase/dehydratase family protein — protein MKVLVTGATSGLGRNAVEYLRRKGISVRASGRNEAMGKLLEKMGAEFVHADLTELVSSQAKVMLAGVDTLWHCSSFTSPWGTQAAFDLANVRATRRLGEWAVAWGVRNFIHISSPSLYFDYHHHRDIKEDFRPHRFANEFARSKAASEEVIQMLAQANPNTRFTILRPQSVFGPHDKVFIPRLAQMMHHYGSVLLPRGGHAMVDMTYYENAAHAMWLASQPRCDDLPSGRAYNITNGEPRTLRSIVERLIDELDITCRIRSVPYPMLDMIARSMERFGNKSAKEPSLTHYGVSKLSFDFTLDISRAREELGYEPVVSLDDGIIRTAAWLEDHGKLHR, from the coding sequence ATGAAGGTACTGGTCACCGGCGCCACGAGCGGATTAGGCAGAAACGCAGTTGAGTATCTGCGCCGTAAGGGCATTAGCGTCAGAGCGAGCGGTCGCAATGAAGCGATGGGCAAACTGCTGGAGAAAATGGGCGCCGAATTCGTCCATGCTGACCTGACCGAGCTGGTCTCCTCTCAGGCCAAAGTGATGCTGGCCGGCGTCGACACCCTGTGGCACTGCTCTAGCTTCACCTCGCCGTGGGGCACCCAGGCCGCGTTTGACCTCGCCAACGTCCGTGCCACCCGCCGTCTGGGAGAATGGGCTGTCGCCTGGGGCGTACGCAACTTTATCCATATCTCGTCGCCGTCGCTCTACTTTGACTACCACCATCATCGGGACATCAAAGAAGATTTTCGTCCTCACCGTTTTGCCAACGAATTTGCCCGCAGCAAAGCCGCCAGCGAAGAGGTCATTCAGATGCTGGCGCAGGCTAACCCGAACACGCGTTTCACCATTCTGCGTCCGCAGAGCGTCTTTGGCCCGCACGATAAAGTGTTTATTCCGCGCCTGGCGCAGATGATGCACCATTACGGCAGCGTGCTGCTGCCGCGCGGCGGCCACGCGATGGTCGACATGACCTACTACGAGAACGCCGCCCACGCCATGTGGCTCGCCAGCCAGCCGCGCTGTGACGACCTGCCTTCAGGCCGCGCCTATAACATTACCAACGGCGAACCCCGCACGCTGCGCAGCATCGTTGAGCGCTTAATTGACGAACTGGATATCACCTGCCGCATTCGCTCCGTGCCTTACCCCATGCTGGATATGATTGCCCGCAGCATGGAGCGGTTTGGCAATAAATCTGCCAAAGAACCGTCGCTGACCCACTACGGGGTATCGAAGCTCAGCTTTGACTTTACGCTCGATATCAGCCGCGCCCGCGAAGAGCTAGGCTACGAGCCGGTCGTTTCGCTGGACGACGGTATTATTCGTACCGCCGCCTGGCTTGAGGATCACGGCAAGCTGCACCGTTAG